The genomic interval AACTCGGATCCATTGTTAATGTATCTGGATTTCCTTGACGATTCAAGGTATGAACAAACGTATACATCAATTCTTGCGTCCCAGCTTTGTATAAGAACATTGTTACATCTGTTTCATTTGGAACCTTGTTGATATTGTTCAAATTGATTTGCGCAGTTGTATTGATTAGTGCTTTTGAGATAACCGTTTTCAATACATTATTAAAGGCCTCTTTTGTTTCTGCCTCCGAATAACTTCCGATACATTTAAACTGATCTAAATAGGTTAAGTCCAATCCAAGTCCAATTACAAAGGGTGTCACTTTTACTCCTTTATCATGCAGTTTTTTTGCAATCACACAAGGGTCATTGTCACAAGCTTCCAAACCATCTGTAATTAAAATGATGATATTTCGGGCATTTGTGTCTGGAAAATCGGATGCCGCCGCTTCTAAAGATCGAGCAATTGGAGTGGTACCTTTTGCTATAATTGTTCGAATTTTGTTGCGAACTTTCAAAAAGTTATCTGGTCCAAAAGGAACTTCCAATTTCGTGTCGTTGCAATCTTGGTATGTTGCTGTAATAGGGGATTGGTGTCCATAAACCCGCAATGCTATTTGCAAATTTGCAGAACCATCCAAACTATCAATAGTTTTTACTAGAAGTTCTTTAGCTGCTTCAATTCTTGTTTGTGCCCCCCAATTTGCATTCATAGAGTTAGAAGCATCCAATATGAATAATATACGCGTCAGTTCTTGTCCTTGAACCTTTGAAAAGCTCAAGAGAATAAAACTACAAATGACAGCGTAAAATTTCATTAATAATCTCCTAAAGTTTCTTCTAATTGGTCTAAAGCAAGTTGCAATTGTTCCGCATTTGGAGCAACACCATGCCATTTGTGAGAACCTACCATATAATCAACTCCTTGACCCATTTCAGTTTTCATAATAATGATAATTGGCTTTCCGTTACCTGTCATGTTTTTCGCTTTATTCAATGTTTCAATCAAATCTGAATAGTTGTGACCATCCATTTCCAGAACCTCCCAACCAAAAGCTTGCCATTTTCCTTTTAAGTCACCCAAAGAAAGTACATCATCCACATCACCATCAATTTGACGACCGTTGTAATCAACCGTTGCAATCAAATTATCTACTTTATTTGCGGCTGCATATAATGCTGCTTCCCAGATTTGACCTTCTTGTAATTCTCCATCGCCGTGAAGCGTATAGATTAAACGATCGTCGTTATTCAATTTTTTAGTTAGTGCAGCTCCAATTCCGTTTGAAAGTCCTTGCCCCAAAGAACCAGATGCCATTCGAACACCAGGGATTTTTTTATCGACACTTGGATGGCCTTGAAGCCGTGCATTTAATTTACGGAAAGTTCCTAATTCTTCAATTGGAAAATAACCTGCTCTTGCCAAAACAGAGTACCAAACAGGTGAAATATGCCCGTTTGAAAGGAAAAACAAATCTTCATCTTTTCCATCCATCGAAAAATGATCTGGATTGTGTTTCATGAATTCGAAGTAAAGCACTGTTAAAAAGTCAGTACAACCTAACGAACCTCCAGGATGACCTGAATTTACACCAGAAACCATACGAACGATGTCTCTTCTTACCTGTGTTGCAATTGCTTGTAATTGTTGAATTTCCATTGTTATTTCCTATTTTCAATGCAAATCTAAGGTTTATATTTGCTTCCACTTCTTTTTTTTTAACTACTTTTAAACGTTCATGCAACTCTTTTTTAATAGTAGGAGTCTAGAATAATAAATCACAAACTAATTAAACTATGATAAAGACAATACTCTCCGTTGGTTTTTTTCTTTGCTTGGGAATATCTTACGGACAGCAAACAACTAAACCTCCAATGAAACAAGTTGCATCGGATCAGACACCTCCTCCCTTAACAAAGGAAATGGAAGTTTATGCAGCGAAGAATGGAACGTACATCATAGTTCGTTCGGAAGGCAAAAAACTAACTCCGGATGGCGAAGTGACACTCGAAAAAGCAAAGTTGGTTGATCCCAAAGAAATCGGCGTAAAAATTATCAATAAAACTCAATATTTTACTATCGCCGGGACAAATGATTTGTTGGTAGTTAAATCAACGTGGATACTTGATAACGAAATGAAAAATTCTAACAGATGAGAATAAAGAAATTACTTTTAGCGATTGGAATATTGACGACAGGATTTACTTCCTTTTCTCAAATGACTATATCTGATGCCGACTATGTTGGAGTAAATCAATTGAATTGTACTGCATTATCAGCAGGCGGGCTTAACTTTATTGAGATGGCTGGAAACTATGCTCCTAACTTTAGTGATACTATTACATTTTGTCCTGATTTGAGTCAAGGAACAAAAGTTTCCATTGCATTTGCTACGAATATTGGTTATGAATTTGATATCCACCCTTCTGATACTTTGTATATTTACGATGGGCCGAATACTTCTGCACCTTTATTAACTGCTTCAAATTCAGCAACAAACCCTACTGGAGGTAACTGGCAAGCTACTTTTTTGAATAATCCAAGTGGATGTTTGACGGTGCGATTTAAGTCGGATGCTATAAATGAAGGAACAGGATGGTTAGCAAAAGTTGCTTGTGGTAATTTAGCTCAACCTTATTACCCGCATTTGGAAGCATTTGTTAATGGTAATCCTCAAAATCAGATTAATCCGATTGATACAGGTTATGTGAATGTTTGTTTGGGGGATAGTATTTTATTTGTTGCTAAACATTTATTTCCATACTCATTCGAATCTACAGGACATGGATATTTGCAGAATTTGAATAATATTAATTATAATTGGACTATTTCAAATGTTGGGCCGTTAGGAATTAATAATGACTCAATATGGTTTGTGCCAACTACGCGACAAGGTTTTTTTCTTGATTTGAAAACAACGGATATTTTCCCTCAATTAATGGGAATTACAGCGAAGATTCGAGTCTCAATTCTTCCTTCTTTTGCA from Fluviicola taffensis DSM 16823 carries:
- a CDS encoding transketolase gives rise to the protein MEIQQLQAIATQVRRDIVRMVSGVNSGHPGGSLGCTDFLTVLYFEFMKHNPDHFSMDGKDEDLFFLSNGHISPVWYSVLARAGYFPIEELGTFRKLNARLQGHPSVDKKIPGVRMASGSLGQGLSNGIGAALTKKLNNDDRLIYTLHGDGELQEGQIWEAALYAAANKVDNLIATVDYNGRQIDGDVDDVLSLGDLKGKWQAFGWEVLEMDGHNYSDLIETLNKAKNMTGNGKPIIIIMKTEMGQGVDYMVGSHKWHGVAPNAEQLQLALDQLEETLGDY
- a CDS encoding vWA domain-containing protein, whose amino-acid sequence is MKFYAVICSFILLSFSKVQGQELTRILFILDASNSMNANWGAQTRIEAAKELLVKTIDSLDGSANLQIALRVYGHQSPITATYQDCNDTKLEVPFGPDNFLKVRNKIRTIIAKGTTPIARSLEAAASDFPDTNARNIIILITDGLEACDNDPCVIAKKLHDKGVKVTPFVIGLGLDLTYLDQFKCIGSYSEAETKEAFNNVLKTVISKALINTTAQINLNNINKVPNETDVTMFLYKAGTQELMYTFVHTLNRQGNPDTLTMDPSFKYDLVVNTIPKVYKKNITLVKNTHNIIPADCPQGFIKLRFTNATSPYQVLSRVYQKTDEKTLNTQLVGSTDKYIVGNYEVELLTLPRIYHSVQIKQSTTETIDLPAPGQLNYSATKMIAAQIFVIRENGNAEWVCNLDQVNLKGLIYLQPGNYRLVFRQKQMKSTTYTTEKNFKIQSNKTTSINL